From the genome of Triticum aestivum cultivar Chinese Spring chromosome 3B, IWGSC CS RefSeq v2.1, whole genome shotgun sequence, one region includes:
- the LOC123070977 gene encoding uncharacterized protein, with protein MSARRFLNILVSDCQKFTYMLRRFDLSHNQFFYPTPEEAAEHAKVVPPLTGMPDKSTLSANSSAGAGHNKKKKPMYIRPPAPMVNMKPSICAKTRYDRWGEMDCFPLTETKLFFTDSSARIFRFDADTHCIDTMPSLHTPKSDPLSFSIPPNPTTSKEGEGEGGGLYIMDRILRPNKEGQVQFESISYRRRCNHSSKAWHCDALPPPPFVHDPAYKQASICSYALVGGHTICISIRGVGTYCFDTLACEWSKAGNWLMPFHGRAEYDPELGLWLGVSERNIHLPCVADISGVLRGEEPLPEHTRIWEDTDMPEGWYPHSQCPTEVVSLGSGRFCVTNFVETKEFDERCGDSVVDDIFAVFTGMELVLPGNDNDEGKANSNSKGDSKGNANGNGNGIAGVRMIKHKSRSCRSRGTNLIKSVL; from the coding sequence ATGAGCGCCCGGCGGTTTTTGAACATCCTGGTGTCGGATTGCCAGAAATTCACGTACATGCTGCGGCGCTTCGACCTATCCCACAACCAGTTCTTCTACCCAACACCAGAAGAAGCAGCGGAACATGCCAAAGTGGTGCCTCCATTGACAGGCATGCCCGACAAGTCAACCCTATCAGCTAACTCCTCGGCGGGGGCGGggcacaacaagaagaagaagccgATGTATATTCGGCCGCCGGCACCGATGGTGAACATGAAACCATCGATATGCGCCAAGACTCGGTACGATCGATGGGGCGAGATGGATTGCTTCCCTCTCACTGAAACCAAGCTCTTCTTCACCGACAGCTCCGCGCGCATCTTCCGCTTCGATGCCGACACCCACTGCATCGACACCATGCCCAGCCTCCACACGCCCAAGTCCGACCCCTTGTCCTTCTCCATCCCTCCAAATCCGACCACCTCCAAGGAAGGCGAAGGCGAAGGCGGAGGCCTCTACATCATGGACAGGATCCTCAGGCCCAACAAGGAGGGTCAGGTCCAGTTTGAGTCTATCTCGTACCGCAGGCGCTGCAACCACTCCAGCAAGGCCTGGCACTGCGAcgccctcccgccgccgcctttCGTCCACGACCCGGCCTACAAACAAGCCTCCATCTGCTCCTATGCCCTGGTTGGCGGCCACACCATCTGTATCTCCATCAGGGGCGTCGGCACCTACTGCTTTGACACGCTGGCTTGCGAGTGGAGCAAGGCTGGCAACTGGCTCATGCCGTTTCATGGCAGGGCGGAGTATGACCCGGAGCTCGGCCTCTGGCTTGGCGTCTCTGAGCGCAACATCCACCTCCCCTGCGTCGCCGACATCTCCGGTGTCCTCAGAGGGGAGGAGCCGCTGCCGGAGCACACTCGAATCTGGGAGGATACTGACATGCCAGAGGGGTGGTACCCGCACAGTCAGTGCCCCACCGAAGTTGTCAGCCTGGGTTCAGGCAGGTTTTGCGTCACCAACTTCGTTGAAACTAAGGAGTTCGATGAGCGCTGCGGCGATTCGGTGGTTGACGACATATTTGCTGTCTTCACCGGCATGGAGCTAGTGTTACCCGGCAATGACAATGATGAGGGCAAAGCCAACAGCAACAGCAAGGGCGACTCCAAAGGCAATGCCAATGGGAACGGCAACGGGATTGCTGGTGTGCGTATGATTAAGCATAAATCCAGATCTTGCAGGAGTCGCGGCACCAACTTGATCAAGTCTGTGCTCTGA